AGCCCCCGTTGGCGCGCTTCACCACCTCGTCGATGCCGCGCACCATGCCGCCGTGGGTATGCCCCGACAGCTGGACGTCCACGCCCGCGCGGGCATTGGCTTCCACTTCGATCGGCTGGTGGCTCAGGAGAATGACGGGAAACGCCGGCGCGGCGCCCTGCAATGCGCGCGCCGTATCGGGCCCCGCCATGTCGAAGCGGGATGCCACCCGGTCGGCGACGCCGGCCACGGTCATCCGGCTGCCTCCGTGGTCGACGACGGCATGGCGGTTGACCAGCACCGTCATGCCCAGGCGTTCGAACTCGCGCGTCCAGCGCTCCGCGCCAAAGTAATACTCGTGGTTGCCGAGGCTGGCGATGACGCCGTGCCGGGCGCGCAGGCCGGCCAGCGGCGCGATATCGCCCTCGCGGGCCTGCGGCGTGCCGTCGATCAGGTCGCCGCTGATCACGATCAGGTCCGGCCGCAGCGCATTGGTGCGCCCGACCACCTGGCGCACCCAGCCGGCATCCATCAGGCGGCTGATATGCAGGTCGCTCAACTGCACCATGCGCAAGCCGTCCAGGCCGGGCGGCAGGTCGCGGATCGCCAGTTCCACCCGCCGCACTTCCGGCACCCCGATCGCCTGGTACACCCCGACGCCCGACAGCAGGGCCGCAATGGTGAACATGGCATAGCGCAAGCGTGGCATGAACGTGTGTTCGACGGCGCGTCCCCGGCGCAGCGCCCACGCCACGAACAGACCCAGGTCGACAAGCAAACTCATAATCGACAGCAGCAGCCAGGCGCAGTACAGAAGGCCCAGCAATATCACGAAGGGGCGGGGAATCTCCGGCGAGAACATCGTGCCGAAATACCATTTCTGGATCTGGTGGTGCTGGCAGACCAGGAATACCGCCAGCGCCAGCGCGATGCGGGCAGCGCGCCCCAGCGGCAGCGGGACGATCAGGCGCAGGACAAAGTAGATGAAGGCGAGATACAGGTAGGGAAAGAACACAGCGTGAAGGCTCTCGTCTGTCGTTGAATTGCGCAATGATAGCCTGATGAGCTGGTGGACGTATCGCACCGGCCTGCCGTTGCCGGAACTTGTCGGGTGCAGCTCCAGCATTGTCGGAAGTGGCGCCCGGACGCATTTTTCTCCCGTGGACCTGCGGCCTGGCCAGGCATGCATCGCGTCGTTAGTGTTGTACAGCCCGTCTAAAAAAGTCCTGGCGGCAACATGAGAGGCGCGACCGGCGTACAATAAAATTTCCCAAGATCTATTTTAGTGTTTCATATGAAACTATCTCATCCCGGCGAACCGCAGGTGGCGTCGTTGCAATTATCCGAACTGATCGGAGCCCTGAGCTACGCGCTCGATATCACGGAAGGCCAGCCCGCGGGGCATTGCGTGCGCGCCTGCTGGATCGCCATGGCAATCGGCCGTCGCATGAACCTGGGCGAGCATGAATTATGGGAACTCTATTACGCGGTGCTGCTGAAGGATCTCGGATGCAGCAGCAATGCCGCGCGCATCTGCGAGTTGTACATGACGGACGACCTGTCGTTCAAGCGCGACTTCAAGACCATCGGCACAGGACTGCCTCAAGTGCTGGCCTTCGTGCTGTCGCACACCGGGCTGAAAGCCGGCCTGGCCGAGCGCTTCCGCGGCATCCTGACGATCCTGCGCGACGGGAAGCGCATCACCGACGAACTGATTGCCACGCGCTGCCAGCGCGGCGCCGACATCGCGCGGCTGCTGCGCTTCTCCGACGGCGTGGCCGCAGGCATCTACAGCCTGGATGAGCACTTCGACGGTGGCGGCCGGCCCGACGGCCTGGCAGGCGCCGCGATTCCCATGTACGCCCGCATCGCCCTGCTTGCGCAGGTGATCGATGTATTCCACACGGCGGACGGGCGGGATGCCGCCTTACGCGAGGTTCACGCACGCGCCGGCCAATGGTTCGATCCGGACCTGGTGGCCGCTTTCGATGATGTCGCAACGGACAACGCGTTCTGGACCGTGCTGGCCTCCCCCGATGTGGATATGACAGTCAGGTTGCTGGAGCCTGCGGGCAAGGCCGTCCCCCTGGACGACGACTACCTGGACGACATCGCTGCCGCATTCGGCCAGGTGGTGGACTCGAAAAGCCCTTACACGAGCGGGCATAGCGCCCGCGTGGCGTTGTACACGGACCTGATCGCCGAGCAGATGGGCATGTCCGCCGAACGCCGGCGCTGGCTGCGCCGCGGCGCACTGCTGCACGACGTGGGAAAGCTCGGCGTCAGCAACAGCGTGCTCGACAAGGCCGGTTCCCTGGACCGTGCCGAGTGGGATGCGGTGCGCCAGCATGCCCAGTACACGGAGACGATCCTGGGCCGCATCGGCGCCTTCCGTGAACTGGCCCATATCGCCGGTGCGCACCACGAAAAGCTCGACGGCACCGGCTATCCGCGAGGGCTCTCCAGCGCGGAAATCGGCCTGGAAACGCGCATCATCACCACCGCGGACATCTTCGATGCCATTACCGCCGAACGACCCTACCGTGGCGCGATCGCTGTGCCGCAGGCGCTTGAAATGATGGGCAAGACCGTCGGCACGGCACTGGACCCCGCATGTTATGAAGCGCTGTGCAAGGCGGTGGCGCAACTGCCTGCCTAGTTCCCCCAATCACGGGCAGGCCCTCGCCGCAAGCCTGCAAGGGTTGTGGCGAGGGCCTGCAGCTGCCGGTGCGGGTGGTCGACACGCCCGCCGCGCGACGGGCCCTGGCAGCAAGAGCCGATGCCGCGGTCAGCGGCGGCGGACTAAGCGGCGCGTGGCCATCAGCAGCAGCATGCCCGTGCCCAGCATGGCCAGCGAACCCGGCTCGGGCACGGCGGTCACCGTGGCGAAGGCACCGTCGGCGCCGACGGCGGTGCCGGCACCCGGCTGCAGGTCGAACGTGACAAGGTCGCCCGTGCCGGCCAGGTAGCCGAACTGCTCGTCGAGCAACGCGACCACCAGCGACGTTCCCGCGCCTGCCGGTGCTACGTCGAACGCCACGTCGAACGCCAGCAGGCCGCCCAATTGCAGCCACTGGCCGTATTCGTTCCAGCCGCTGCCGTTACCGATCGCCAGCGCCGAAGCGAGGCTGCCGGAAACGTCGCCATCGGCCAGGGTGGCGCCGCCGGTGTCGCCGGTAAAGCCGCTGAAGCCAGTGAGCGTGGCGCGCGCCGGGCCGGCGTTGGCCAGGCCTGTGAACAGGAAGTCCAGCCAGCCATGCCTGCCGGCCAGCGACGTGGTGTCGAGGGTGACGTGGTAGACCGGGCCGGCCAGCGCGTTGCCGGTGCCGGCGGCCAGTGCCAGCAGCATGGCCAATCGAAGTACGAAGGATTTCAGCATCGTCTTGCCTTACAGGATGGCGGCGAACAGTTTCGGCGTGTAGCCGATGCTGACCCGCTGGGGATTGAGGAAAGTGGTCGTCACGGTGGCCGTCTCGCCCGGCGCCAGGGCCGCCACGGGCAGTGCCACGATCGGCGCCCCGCCCTGCGCGCCGCTCTCGTTATCGAGCACCACGCCGCTGCTCAGGTAGTCCAGCCGCAGGAACAGCGTGCCGGCGATTGCCGTGTCCGACGTGTTGGTCAGGGTGACGGTGCCGCGCTGCTTCTGCGTGGCGCGGTCCAGCACCAGGCCCGATTGCACGATGCGCACGCTGGCCGTCAGGTCGCTGTAGGCGGGCACCGGCGCCGTGCCTTCGTAGGCACCGAGATCCGGCGCCGCACCTTCGAATGCCAGGCCGACATCGATGCCGGCATCGACCAGGTCGGTACCGGCGGCCAGGCGGCCGTGCGGCAGCGGCGGCAGGCCGCCGTCCGGCAGGCGCGGGGCGTCCCAGCCGGTGGTCGACACGCTCTGGAAATCGGCCGCCGTCACGGTGACGGGCAGGTTCCAGCTGTTGTGCGTGCTGTCCGTGCCGGCCACGTTGGCGGCCGCGGTGGTGCCGCCGTAGGCCAGGTTGTTGCGGGCGATGCCCAGGTTGACGTCCGTGTTGTCCGGCGCCACGCCCAGCAGGTTGAAGCCGGTGCGGTTGCCGATGGCCGTGTTGCTGGTGAACTCGGTGGCCACCGGATGGTGGTTGGCGTAGAAACCGTTGACCTTGTTGGCGATCGATACATTGAAGCGCGTGACATGCACCGGCGCATCGGCTTCCCAGAGGCCGGAGAAGCCGCCGATCTTGAAGCCGTTGCCGTTGCCGGCCGGGATCGGCGTGGCGGTACCGGGCAGGTAGCCATGCGACCAGGCCCACGAATGCTCGATGGTCACGGGCGAGTGGGCATTGATGGTGTCGAAGCCGTCGTCCGTGTTGGACCACGCGCGGCAGCCGCGGAATACGTTGCCCGGCTCGTTGGCGGCGATGTGCGCGCCGAAGCCGTCGGCATTCTGGCCGGCGCTGCTCTTGCTGTACGGGTCGTAGTTGTGGTGCGAATCCGTGTTCAGCACCAGGTTGTGGCTGCCGCGCGAGATGAACAGCCCCGGCCCCATGTGGTGGTGGGTGTCGAGCTGCTCGAAGATGTTGCGGCTGCCGCGGATCCACAGGCCCCACGATTCGTTGTTGAGCGTGTTGCCCGGCTGCTGCGGCGCGCCCGTGATCTCCAGCCCTTTCAGGTGCAGCCAGCTGGCCGTCACGTTGAAGGCCTTGACCCGGCAATCGTCCTTCAATCGGGAAAAGTCGAACTTCGGCTTTTCGCCCGGATAGGCCCAGTAGCGGATCGGCGCGCCGTCCTGGCCGCTCTTGTTGAGCGTGATGACATTGACCACGTCGGTGCGCGTGGCGCAGCTGTTAATGCCCGCCGTGTACACGTAATCGCCGCCGCGGAAATAGACGGTGTCGCCTGGTAGCGCTATCGACTGGGCCTTCGCGAAGCTTTTCCATGGTGCCGTCAAGGACCCCGCTGCGCCATCGTTGCCGTTCGGTGCCACGTAATAGACCGCCGCCGCCGCATGCGACGACACCCCAGCCGCCAGGAGTGCAATACTCTGCCAACCTTTCATTGATACTCCGATGTGTTGTAGTTTGAGGGAGGTACGCGGCCGTTGCCGGTGGGTAGGCCGCTGTGGAAAGCCGGCAAATATTATCTGCTCGGCAAGCCATTTGCTGCGCTATTTGGTGATGTCGATAGACGGCCAGCGCATGAGGCGCTGGCCATGCGGGTTTGCGGGCGATACAGGGCCGAGATACAGGTCAGAGATACAGGGCAGGCCGCTTCCTGTTATCGTCTTGCGATGACAGAACACATCCACTTCTACGAACCACGTGCCGGCCATGGCCTGCCGCATGATCCCTTCAATGCCATTGTCGGCCCGCGGCCGATCGGCTGGATCTCGTCGCGCGACGGCGCCGGCACGCTCAATCTCGCGCCGTACAGTTTTTTCAATGCCTTCAACTACACGCCGCCGATCGTCGGCTTTGCCAGCATCGGCCACAAGGACACGGTCAGGAATGTCGAACAGACCGGCGAATTCGTGTGGAACCTCGCCACGCGCCCCCTGGCCGAAGCGATGAACCAGACCTGCGCGGCGGTGCCGCCCGCGGTCGACGAATTCCAGCTGGCAGGCCTGACACCGCTGGCATCGCGCCTGGTGTCCGTTCCCCGTGTAGCGGAAAGCCCGGTGGCATTCGAGTGCAGGGTCACGCAGATCGTGCAGCTGGAAGGCGCCGATGGCGCCAGGGTGCCGACCTGGCTGGTACTTGGCGAAGTGGTGGGCGTGCACATCGCGCACGCCTTGTTGAAGAACGGCGTCTACGATACGGCGTCGGCGGGCCATATCCTGCGCGGTGGCGGCCCCGCCGATTATTTCGAGATCGTGCCGTCGCAGCTGTTCAGGATGCACCGGCCGCAGTGACAGATCGCGCAAATCCTTCGCCCGGGCGGAGCTCGACCGCCGCTTCAAGCCCAGCCTGGCGAGGTGATGCGTGTCGAAATCGCTTCGACCCCGATGCCGTCGACAATTTCCGCTGGTGCGGGCTGGCGGCTATACTGGCTGCCTGTCCCGCCCAACTCCCCCTGACATGCGTGTGCAATCCCTGAACGGCATTACCCTGGAATCCCTGCTCACCCGGCTGGTCGAGCACTATGGCTGGCCCCAGCTGGCTCGCCGCATCGACATCAACTGCTTTCGAAGCGACCCGAGCGTGAAGTCCAGCCTCAAGTTCCTGCGCCGCACGCCATGGGCACGCACGGAGGTGGAAGCGTTGTTCCTGGATACCGACTTTCCCGACTGACGGGGATGACCCGGTTCAGCACGGCCACTCCCGGCCGGACAGCGGCAAGCCGGCCTATTCCAGCAGGTAGGCATCGTACACGACAGCGGCACCGAGGCGCATCGCCGCCCCCACGCCGATGGCGCGATTGAGCCACGCATAGCGCGGATCGGCCGTTTCAAAACTCATGGTCAGGCGAAACGTGTATTTGGCCGGATCGACCAGATTGCCCTTGGCCACTTCCGCCATCACGTCGGCCGGGCCGTAGCGAAAACCCTTGGTCTGAAGGTAGATCAGCGCCCCGTCGCCGGTCTTGAGCAGGTAACGGGTGTCGATGATGGCAACCCCCTGCGCAGTCACCACCTGCCAGTCCGCCCCGTTGTTGAGGATGGTGCCCTTCAGGCGTGCACCGTCGAAGCTGCCGCTGGTGATCGGAATGATGCGGCGGCGTCCCAGATCGCTGGTCGCGCCCAGCTCCCAGATCGGCGCCTCCAGGTTCACGCTGAATCGCGCGAGATGTTCCAGCTTCGGTTTCGGCGGTTCGAAGACTGCCTTCTCCGCGGCGCGCGCCGTGCCGGATTCCGCGGCCAGTGCCGACAGCACGAGGGCGATGCCCAGGCATTTTTTCATGTCTCCTCCATTTTTATCGAATCGCCGGACTGTACGGGTTCGGTCGCGGCCTGCGTTGTCGAGAACGCCGGCCATCCGGCTCGCCGACCCGGACAGGGATAGTGGAAATATCAGGATACCTGATATTAGATCACTATACAACGCATCGCCCGATAACAGCTGCCGATGCCGGCGTGGAGGTCTGCGCGTGCGGAAAGACGGCGCCATTCCGCCACGGCGGCCACGGTCGGCCACCGGAATCGGCATGGGATGCCGATGAAGCGGGCCGATGTCGTCACCGGCTGCATGTCACCGGTGAGCGCCCCCCGCTTTGCCGCCGCTGGCATGCCGGATTACTGCAGGCCCTCCGGTTGCGGCTGCACATCGAAGGCGTGACGCGGCTTGCCGAGGTTGCCGAGAAGTCCGGCCGCGCGCGCCAGGGCCAGCGCCGACGTGGCTTTTCCAGGCGTGATTTGCCAGGCTCGCGACCCGTCCGCGCCGGCCGATGCCTGCAGGCCGAGCACGTTGTCCGGATTCCGCGTCAAGCTGGCGACACGGTCGATATCGCCGTGCGATGCACAGGTCATCACGATTGCGCCGGGCCTGACGACTTCGTGAAGCCGGCGCAGCACCGTCTCCTCGCCACCCGTGCCGGCACACAGCGCATCGATGATCACATCGCAGTCTTTCAGGTGATGCAGATTGACGGTGCCCGCCAGCAGCGCCACGCGCCGGTCCCGCTGGGCTGCCGTCAGACGGCCCGCGGCAAACGCCTCGTGGTACGTCGAGCGCATCGCCGCAGTGGCCTTGTCGAGGCCATCCTGCGCAAGGTCGAACAAGGTAACGGGAATATCGGCATCCAGCAGGCTCCGCGCGATGTCCATGCTGGTCGCGGTGCTGCCCATGATGCCGACGCGCCTGGCGGGCGGGGTGGCGTGCGCAGCCAGACCAGTGGCATTGGCCTCTTTGGGTGCAAGAGGCAACGCCGATGCCTGCGGTTCCCGGTGCTGGCTTTGCCCGTCATGGCGCCACGATGGGTGCTTGCCGGGTTCGCCGGCAACGACTTCTTGCAGGGTGCCGCGTGCGGTTCTTGCGTTGGAATGGAGATCGCTTTGGTATTGGGTCATGTAATGCTCCTTGAGATGAACTGAATGCTGTTGCGTTGCGCTTGTACTCGCTCGCGCCACATGCTGGATTCATCATAAGAGCTGCCGCATCGCCAATAACGATGTATGGAACCCAATGGATGAGCTATTTTTCGCACTAAAATCAATACCTTGTCCACTCCATTCCGTTATGTGAAATACAGTATTGCGCATTGATAAATTTCATAAGGAATTTCGTTGTCGGGATTTCAGCATGTGAAATCACGTTTGAACGCCTGAAAAGATGCGCCCTTCCTGTCATGCAGGTGGTCCTGCCCTGCACTGTCTGTCATATGCAGCGTTGCGTCGTGTTAGGAACGAAGGATCGGCAAACCGCTGGCGTCACTATTTACAGATTGCTTAGAGCAGCAAAATGCGCGGTTTTGCAGTGAGCCGCTGGATTTGCAACGCGCAGCCAGCCGTTTCGCCTTGACCACAGTGTTGCGTTTTCAAAAAAATTTCTCGTCATCGTTACAAGCGGGCGACCGGCTTCATCCGCCCTGTCCGATTTGGCCTGTGCCAGCGTCATGTGATCGTACGAGGCAACCGTTGACGCCCAAGCCGCTGCCTGTGGCGCCTCTGTCGTAAATCGCCAACCAAAAAAGAAATTCTCTTGTGACACAGTAAATATCAAGAAGCAATGTAGTAACATCGGCTGACACGCAGTTTTGTGTTCGTTTTGCATAGGTTCCTGAAATAACTGCAATGTTTTATTTTCTTCATCAACCACTACCTGCCTCGCCAAGCCCTGCCTTGCTCAAGGTCGCACGAATGCAAAGCCGTTTGCTTTCTGCAGTTCTTTCGAGTGCTTCGCCGCCGCTGTCATGATCGAGCCCGCAACGATTCAGCCAGACGCCGGTGTTCCCGTTGGCACAGACATCTTCCGCACAGTTGTTCCGAACAGCGACGGAAGGATCGACATCTCCCATGCCAGGCTGGACGGCGGCATTGAGGGCCCGACCGAGGCCGAACAAACCGTCAATGGCATAGTGCATGTCCAGAATGCGGACAGCGCGTTTGGAAAGACGCGCCGATGAAAGCCCTGCTCCCAAGGGTACGGCCAGCGCCCAATCCAGCAATTGCAGGCGGCAGTTCGAAAAGAAAACCATGCACGGACTTCGCCAGGATGCCTTGATGGCACAGAGGGTGGAGACTGGATTGATATTCATGGAGATGCTCGGCATCGACGACGCCCTCGCCTATTGGCGAACATCGGAAGTTTCCGAGGCCATCATCGACCGTCTGATCAATGGCAATACGGACTGCAAAACGCCCGTCCAGCAGAGTTCCGCGCCGAGTTCGCAAGACCCCCCGCTGGATGGGCGGATCAGTCTGTTCTACAGCAATACGGGCCGACGCCGGGACGTGATCGGCGCAGCCGTCGTGCAAGCTGCTCTCGCTGTCTTCCAGGAACTCGGTCGTGAGCGTGCCGAACAGATGCTGCGCCGCGAGGGTCTCAGCGAGACCGTCATCACCAGGGTACTGGCACCTCACGGCGAAGGACGACGCAGCGCGTGAGCTGCACCCCGGTCGAGGCAATCGGAGGAAATACCCACTTCAGCAATACCGATATGCCAGGTCACGCGGCCTTTTAAACGGATATGCAAGCGCTCGAAGGCATGTGTGCTAAAGCGATCATGTTGGCCACAATTCGATGTACTGCATGTGCTTTGCATACAACGAACAGGAATTGAACCGCTAAAAGAAAACCCATCTATTGCCGCAGGGATTCACGACAACCATAATTTCCGCTCGTCAATTTAATTAAGATCAAACCATGACAACTGCGCGCGGCATGCGGATCGGACATAAGCTGGCACTGGGCTTCGGAACACTCGTTGCGCTGATGATCGTGCTGGCGACATTTTCCCTGTTGCGCCTCAACGCCCTGGAGCGGGCGGTCACCGCACAGAACCAGGTGATGGATCGCAAGCTTCGGCCGCTCTACGATGCGCGCGAAGCACTTGCGCAAACCGGCCTTGCGGCGCGCAACGCCTATATCTTCACGGCGCAGGCCGATGCCATGCGCGAGCTGGACATTCTCGATCGCGAAAAGAACCTGTATCTCGAAGCGTTGACGCTGATGACACCGTCATTCGGCAGCGACGAGCGCTTCGTCAAGGTGCGCGCCGGCCTGCTTGCCATGGCCGACGAACTCAAGCGGCCACGCCAGTACCGCGCCGGCGGACAGATGGCGGAATACGGCCAGTTCCTCGTGAACGAATGCAGTCCGCTACGCCGGCGCATCGTCGCCGACATCGATGTGCTCGTGAAAGCGGTGCAAGCGGAATCCGACAATGCCAGCGCCGCCGCGTCGAGCGTCTATCGCAGCGCATTCATCAACATCGTTCTGCAGGCGGCGTTCACCCTGGCCGTATGCGTGGCCATCGCGGTCTTCATCACGCGCAGCCTGCTGCGCCAGCTGGGCGGCGAACCCGGCTACGCCGTGGTCGTGGCCGGCCGCATTGCCAGCGGCCAGCTGGCGGTGGACGTAAAGACGCGCGGGCCGGACGGCAGCCTGCTGCATGCCATCAGGGCGATGCGTGACAGCCTTGCAGGCATTGTCAGCAAGGTGCGCGCGGGAACCGACCATATCGCCAGTGCTTCGGTCCAGATCGCCATCGGCAACAGCGAGTTGTCCGAACGCACCGAGCGTCAGTCCGCATCCTTGCGAAAGGTAGCGGCAGCCATGGACGATCTGACCGAAGCGGTGCGCCATAACGCGGACAACGCGCAGCGCGCCGATGCACTCGCCCTGGAGGCCACAGAGGTATCGGAACAGGGTGGCCAGGTGGTCGCGCGGGTGGTGCAGACGATGGATACGATCCGTGCATCCTCGGCCAAGATCACGGACATCATTGGCGTCATCGACGGCATCGCCTTCCAGACCAATATTCTGGCGCTGAACGCCGCGGTGGAAGCGGCGCGCGCGGGCGAACAGGGCCGCGGCTTCGCTGTCGTCGCATCGGAAGTGCGCACGCTGGCGCAGCGCAGCGCATCGGCGGCAAAAGAGATCAAGGCACTGATCGACACATCGTCGGGCACGGTCGAAGCCGGCGCCGCGCTGGTCGGGGAAGCAGGGCATACGATGCAGCAGGTAATCGCCAGCGTCAATCGCGTCCAGCAGATCATGACGGAAATCAGTACGGCCAGTGGCGCGCAGCGCGCCGGTATCGAGGAAGTGAACCGGTCCATCGTCGACATCGACAACACCACGCAGCAAAACACCGCCCTGGTCGAGGAAGCAGCCGCCGCTGCCCAGGCACTGCAGGACGAGGCTGCGGCCCTTGCCGCCGTGGTCAGCATCTTCGGGCTGGCTTCGACTGACCGGCGGTAACGGCCCGCCACGCGCAAAATCGGCAAGGCAAGTCCTGCTCCACCCGGATCGCGTTGCGTGCCGGGCGGAAGATCACCAACGGACAGCCGGCATCACGTGCGCGGCCGCACGAGATGCCGGGCTTTCAGTGAGCAGGCATGGTATCCGGAAGACCACGTGTCCAGCCTCCGTGAAAGGATCGACTCGGACTTCAATTATTCAGCGGCATGCATCGACCGCGGCGCCTGGCGTTTTTCTACACATGCTGAACGACACCCGCCAGTGGCTGGCGGGACTTGCGCGGCCAGTGAGTCACATGAATCACTGCATCTTCATGCAGCGGCGGCCGGGACTGTCGCTTGAAACGCTGCGCATCAATGCATTGCCGATGCCGGCGCCGATTGCCCTGTTTGTCGTATCGGCGGTCATGTCTACAGCCATACCACTAAACCCTGCTAAATACCGCGTCACATCTGCCCCGACATTGCCACGTATCACGCTTCCTCGTACATTGGGTCGTGCCGCATTTTCCAACACCATGCAAAGCGTTCTGGCAACCGTCCGGGCACTGTCCCCGGAGTACTGGGGTGATACATGATATTTCGTACCGCACTGCGCACCCGATGCTTCGCATTGGCAGTATTGGCGATATCGTCGCCGACGGCATCTGCCGGCACTCCGCCAGGCGCCGGCGCCATGCCACAGTCCTGCACCGTAAATGGCAAGGCGTGGCCAATATGCGCCCATGCCGATAGCTGGGGTTTCGAGCAGGGTCGATACTGCATCGCGCGCAGTTTCTGCCCGGCCAGCCGGAGCGGCCTGCCCACCGGCGCCGGACGTGCCGCGCCGGTCGATGCGCAGGCCGACCGCGCCACCCGCGCCACTTTCAGCTACCTGCGCAGCATCTGGGGCATTGCCATCCTCGCCGGACAATCCGACCTGACGTGGAAGGACGCGATCGACATGACGGAACGGGTGCATGCCGATACAGGCAAGTATCCGGCACTGATGGGCTACGATTTCATGAACTACGGGATGACCGGCAACGATGCCGACGGTTTGCGCCAGACCGACGAGGCGATCGCCTGGGCCAGGCGGGGCGGCCTGGTCGAATTCAGCTGGCACTGGCGCGATCCTGCTCTGCTCCGCACGCCACTGGTCAACAAGGCGAACTTCTACGCGCGCGAGGCCGACGCGCGCAAAAACACCCCTTTCACGATCCCAGTCTCCCAAGGGACGCTCGATAGAACGAGCCCGGCATTCCGGCAGCTCGACGACGGAATCGACCTGGTCGCGGGGGAGCTGAAAAA
Above is a window of Pseudoduganella dura DNA encoding:
- a CDS encoding HD-GYP domain-containing protein, with amino-acid sequence MKLSHPGEPQVASLQLSELIGALSYALDITEGQPAGHCVRACWIAMAIGRRMNLGEHELWELYYAVLLKDLGCSSNAARICELYMTDDLSFKRDFKTIGTGLPQVLAFVLSHTGLKAGLAERFRGILTILRDGKRITDELIATRCQRGADIARLLRFSDGVAAGIYSLDEHFDGGGRPDGLAGAAIPMYARIALLAQVIDVFHTADGRDAALREVHARAGQWFDPDLVAAFDDVATDNAFWTVLASPDVDMTVRLLEPAGKAVPLDDDYLDDIAAAFGQVVDSKSPYTSGHSARVALYTDLIAEQMGMSAERRRWLRRGALLHDVGKLGVSNSVLDKAGSLDRAEWDAVRQHAQYTETILGRIGAFRELAHIAGAHHEKLDGTGYPRGLSSAEIGLETRIITTADIFDAITAERPYRGAIAVPQALEMMGKTVGTALDPACYEALCKAVAQLPA
- a CDS encoding metallophosphoesterase — protein: MFFPYLYLAFIYFVLRLIVPLPLGRAARIALALAVFLVCQHHQIQKWYFGTMFSPEIPRPFVILLGLLYCAWLLLSIMSLLVDLGLFVAWALRRGRAVEHTFMPRLRYAMFTIAALLSGVGVYQAIGVPEVRRVELAIRDLPPGLDGLRMVQLSDLHISRLMDAGWVRQVVGRTNALRPDLIVISGDLIDGTPQAREGDIAPLAGLRARHGVIASLGNHEYYFGAERWTREFERLGMTVLVNRHAVVDHGGSRMTVAGVADRVASRFDMAGPDTARALQGAAPAFPVILLSHQPIEVEANARAGVDVQLSGHTHGGMVRGIDEVVKRANGGYVSGRYSVGGMWLYVSNGTGLWNGFPIRLGVPAEITEFTLKRAPGQT
- a CDS encoding NF038129 family PEP-CTERM protein translates to MLKSFVLRLAMLLALAAGTGNALAGPVYHVTLDTTSLAGRHGWLDFLFTGLANAGPARATLTGFSGFTGDTGGATLADGDVSGSLASALAIGNGSGWNEYGQWLQLGGLLAFDVAFDVAPAGAGTSLVVALLDEQFGYLAGTGDLVTFDLQPGAGTAVGADGAFATVTAVPEPGSLAMLGTGMLLLMATRRLVRRR
- a CDS encoding VF530 family DNA-binding protein, with product MRVQSLNGITLESLLTRLVEHYGWPQLARRIDINCFRSDPSVKSSLKFLRRTPWARTEVEALFLDTDFPD
- a CDS encoding right-handed parallel beta-helix repeat-containing protein, with the translated sequence MKGWQSIALLAAGVSSHAAAAVYYVAPNGNDGAAGSLTAPWKSFAKAQSIALPGDTVYFRGGDYVYTAGINSCATRTDVVNVITLNKSGQDGAPIRYWAYPGEKPKFDFSRLKDDCRVKAFNVTASWLHLKGLEITGAPQQPGNTLNNESWGLWIRGSRNIFEQLDTHHHMGPGLFISRGSHNLVLNTDSHHNYDPYSKSSAGQNADGFGAHIAANEPGNVFRGCRAWSNTDDGFDTINAHSPVTIEHSWAWSHGYLPGTATPIPAGNGNGFKIGGFSGLWEADAPVHVTRFNVSIANKVNGFYANHHPVATEFTSNTAIGNRTGFNLLGVAPDNTDVNLGIARNNLAYGGTTAAANVAGTDSTHNSWNLPVTVTAADFQSVSTTGWDAPRLPDGGLPPLPHGRLAAGTDLVDAGIDVGLAFEGAAPDLGAYEGTAPVPAYSDLTASVRIVQSGLVLDRATQKQRGTVTLTNTSDTAIAGTLFLRLDYLSSGVVLDNESGAQGGAPIVALPVAALAPGETATVTTTFLNPQRVSIGYTPKLFAAIL
- a CDS encoding DUF3237 domain-containing protein, whose product is MKKCLGIALVLSALAAESGTARAAEKAVFEPPKPKLEHLARFSVNLEAPIWELGATSDLGRRRIIPITSGSFDGARLKGTILNNGADWQVVTAQGVAIIDTRYLLKTGDGALIYLQTKGFRYGPADVMAEVAKGNLVDPAKYTFRLTMSFETADPRYAWLNRAIGVGAAMRLGAAVVYDAYLLE
- a CDS encoding methyl-accepting chemotaxis protein; protein product: MTTARGMRIGHKLALGFGTLVALMIVLATFSLLRLNALERAVTAQNQVMDRKLRPLYDAREALAQTGLAARNAYIFTAQADAMRELDILDREKNLYLEALTLMTPSFGSDERFVKVRAGLLAMADELKRPRQYRAGGQMAEYGQFLVNECSPLRRRIVADIDVLVKAVQAESDNASAAASSVYRSAFINIVLQAAFTLAVCVAIAVFITRSLLRQLGGEPGYAVVVAGRIASGQLAVDVKTRGPDGSLLHAIRAMRDSLAGIVSKVRAGTDHIASASVQIAIGNSELSERTERQSASLRKVAAAMDDLTEAVRHNADNAQRADALALEATEVSEQGGQVVARVVQTMDTIRASSAKITDIIGVIDGIAFQTNILALNAAVEAARAGEQGRGFAVVASEVRTLAQRSASAAKEIKALIDTSSGTVEAGAALVGEAGHTMQQVIASVNRVQQIMTEISTASGAQRAGIEEVNRSIVDIDNTTQQNTALVEEAAAAAQALQDEAAALAAVVSIFGLASTDRR
- a CDS encoding flavin reductase family protein, translating into MTEHIHFYEPRAGHGLPHDPFNAIVGPRPIGWISSRDGAGTLNLAPYSFFNAFNYTPPIVGFASIGHKDTVRNVEQTGEFVWNLATRPLAEAMNQTCAAVPPAVDEFQLAGLTPLASRLVSVPRVAESPVAFECRVTQIVQLEGADGARVPTWLVLGEVVGVHIAHALLKNGVYDTASAGHILRGGGPADYFEIVPSQLFRMHRPQ
- a CDS encoding 3-hydroxyacyl-CoA dehydrogenase NAD-binding domain-containing protein, which gives rise to MTQYQSDLHSNARTARGTLQEVVAGEPGKHPSWRHDGQSQHREPQASALPLAPKEANATGLAAHATPPARRVGIMGSTATSMDIARSLLDADIPVTLFDLAQDGLDKATAAMRSTYHEAFAAGRLTAAQRDRRVALLAGTVNLHHLKDCDVIIDALCAGTGGEETVLRRLHEVVRPGAIVMTCASHGDIDRVASLTRNPDNVLGLQASAGADGSRAWQITPGKATSALALARAAGLLGNLGKPRHAFDVQPQPEGLQ